One part of the Aliivibrio fischeri ATCC 7744 = JCM 18803 = DSM 507 genome encodes these proteins:
- a CDS encoding VF530 family protein: MTQQNNPLHGITLQKLLTELVEHYGWEELSYMVNINCFKKDPSIKSSLKFLRKTDWARERVENIYLKLQRHKERNQ; this comes from the coding sequence ATGACCCAACAAAATAACCCGCTACACGGTATTACATTACAGAAGTTACTTACTGAATTGGTAGAACACTATGGCTGGGAAGAGCTAAGTTATATGGTAAACATTAACTGCTTTAAGAAAGACCCAAGCATTAAATCAAGCCTTAAATTTTTACGTAAAACCGATTGGGCTCGTGAACGTGTTGAAAATATTTATCTGAAACTACAGCGCCATAAAGAAAGAAATCAATAA
- the fusA gene encoding elongation factor G, with protein sequence MTDLSKYRNIGIFAHVDAGKTTTTERILKLTGKIHKIGDTHDGSTTTDFMEQEAERGITIQSAAVSCFWNDHRLNVIDTPGHVDFTVEVYRSLKVLDGGIGVFCGSGGVEPQSETNWRYANESEVSRLIFVNKLDRMGADFFSVVDQVKKVLGATPLVMTLPIGREEDFVGVVDVLNRQAFVWDDTGLPENYEIQDIPADMVDDVEAYREELVETAVEQDDDLMEAYMEGQEPSIEELKRCIRKGTRDLAFFPTFCGSAYKNKGIQLILDAVVDYLPAPNEVEPQPLTDKDTGEETGEVAIVSADEPFRALAFKIMDDRFGALTFVRIYSGKLNKGDTVLNSATGKTERIGRMVEMQADERNELTSAQAGDIIAIVGMKNVQTGHTLCDVKHECTLEPMIFPVPVISIAVAPKDKGGSEKMGIAIGKMVAEDPSFQVETDEETGETILKGMGELHLDIKVDILKRTYGVDLVVGQPQVAYRETITQAIEDSYTHKKQSGGSGQFGKIDYRIKPGEAGTGFTFSSSVVGGNVPKEFWPAVEKGFASMMETGPLAGFPVLDVEVELFDGGFHAVDSSAIAFEIAAKGAFRQSMPKAGAQLLEPIMKVDVFTPEDHVGDVIGDLNRRRGMIKDQQAGLTGVRIKGDVPLSEMFGYIGTLRTMTSGRGQFSMEFSHYAPCPNSVAEEVIAKAKEEKAAK encoded by the coding sequence ATGACTGATTTATCTAAATACAGAAACATTGGTATTTTCGCGCACGTTGATGCGGGTAAAACCACAACTACTGAACGTATCCTTAAGCTTACTGGTAAAATCCATAAGATTGGTGACACTCACGATGGTTCAACTACTACTGACTTCATGGAGCAAGAAGCTGAACGTGGTATCACAATCCAGTCAGCAGCAGTAAGCTGTTTCTGGAATGATCACCGTCTAAACGTTATCGATACTCCTGGACACGTTGACTTCACAGTTGAAGTGTACCGTTCTCTAAAAGTACTTGATGGTGGTATCGGTGTATTCTGTGGTTCTGGTGGTGTTGAACCTCAATCAGAAACTAACTGGCGTTACGCGAACGAATCAGAAGTATCTCGTCTAATCTTCGTTAACAAACTAGACCGTATGGGTGCTGATTTCTTCAGCGTTGTTGACCAAGTTAAGAAAGTACTAGGCGCAACTCCTCTAGTTATGACTCTACCAATCGGCCGCGAAGAAGACTTCGTTGGTGTTGTAGATGTTTTAAACCGTCAAGCATTTGTATGGGATGACACAGGTCTTCCTGAAAACTACGAAATCCAAGATATCCCTGCTGATATGGTTGATGACGTAGAAGCTTACCGTGAAGAGCTTGTTGAAACAGCTGTAGAACAAGACGACGACCTAATGGAAGCGTACATGGAAGGTCAAGAACCTTCTATCGAAGAGCTTAAGCGTTGTATCCGTAAAGGTACTCGTGACCTAGCGTTCTTCCCAACTTTCTGTGGTTCTGCGTACAAAAACAAAGGTATCCAACTAATCCTAGATGCTGTTGTTGATTACCTACCAGCTCCAAACGAAGTTGAGCCTCAACCTCTAACTGATAAAGATACTGGTGAAGAGACTGGCGAAGTTGCTATCGTTTCTGCAGACGAACCATTCCGTGCTCTAGCATTTAAGATCATGGATGACCGTTTCGGTGCTCTAACTTTCGTACGTATCTACTCTGGTAAACTGAATAAGGGCGATACAGTTCTTAACTCAGCAACTGGTAAAACTGAGCGTATCGGCCGTATGGTTGAGATGCAAGCTGATGAGCGTAACGAATTAACTTCAGCTCAAGCTGGTGACATCATCGCTATCGTTGGTATGAAAAACGTACAAACTGGTCACACTCTATGTGATGTTAAACACGAATGTACTCTTGAACCAATGATCTTCCCTGTTCCAGTAATCTCTATCGCTGTTGCTCCAAAAGACAAAGGCGGTTCTGAGAAAATGGGTATCGCGATCGGTAAAATGGTTGCAGAAGATCCATCTTTCCAAGTTGAGACTGATGAAGAAACAGGTGAAACAATCCTTAAAGGTATGGGTGAACTTCACCTAGACATTAAGGTTGATATCCTTAAGCGTACTTACGGTGTAGACCTAGTAGTTGGTCAACCACAAGTTGCTTACCGTGAAACTATCACTCAAGCAATTGAAGATAGCTACACGCATAAGAAACAATCTGGTGGTTCTGGTCAATTCGGTAAGATCGATTACCGTATCAAACCAGGTGAAGCTGGTACAGGCTTTACGTTCTCATCTTCAGTTGTTGGTGGTAACGTACCTAAAGAATTCTGGCCTGCAGTTGAGAAAGGTTTCGCATCTATGATGGAAACTGGTCCTCTAGCTGGCTTCCCAGTACTAGACGTTGAAGTTGAACTATTCGACGGTGGCTTCCACGCAGTGGATTCATCTGCAATCGCATTTGAAATCGCAGCTAAAGGCGCATTCCGTCAATCTATGCCTAAAGCAGGTGCTCAACTTCTAGAACCAATCATGAAAGTTGACGTATTCACTCCTGAAGATCACGTTGGTGATGTTATCGGTGACCTTAACCGTCGTCGTGGTATGATCAAAGATCAACAAGCTGGTCTAACTGGCGTACGTATCAAGGGTGATGTACCTCTTTCTGAAATGTTCGGTTACATCGGTACTCTACGTACAATGACTTCTGGTCGTGGTCAGTTCTCTATGGAGTTCTCTCACTACGCACCATGTCCAAACAGCGTTGCTGAAGAAGTAATCGCTAAAGCTAAAGAAGAAAAAGCGGCTAAGTAA